The proteins below come from a single Cannabis sativa cultivar Pink pepper isolate KNU-18-1 chromosome 3, ASM2916894v1, whole genome shotgun sequence genomic window:
- the LOC115711507 gene encoding phosphatidylinositol N-acetylglucosaminyltransferase subunit C, with product MDAVITEIPSQTRPKWRKVAYGGMQPGFDDNHTDDSFLENMVMNANVVKRNLLKVMQDSVSISQYLCIVALVGLVWTYTLTSTLNEKSLLVLNVSLLGLGFTVVMLTGGMLSLNLFSHYLLNISFFATGLYILAPIFYTLTRSISSDSIWAVTVLLLLLHLFLHDYSGSTVRAPGALQNPTLTSCISLNSSVVASVFFSSRLPSRLHVFAIMLFSLQVFLFAPLVTYCIKKYSFRLHLLLSFCLMTLTLGFVYTMHSLLFVMFMGLLVFVNVVCPYWLIRIQEYKFEINGPWDEAKLCFDITD from the coding sequence ATGGATGCTGTCATTACTGAAATACCATCTCAAACTCGACCAAAATGGAGAAAAGTTGCATATGGAGGGATGCAACCTGGGTTTGATGACAACCATACTGATGACTCTTTTCTTGAAAACATGGTCATGAATGCCAATGTTGTGAAAAGGAATTTGCTAAAAGTGATGCAGGATTCTGTTTCCATCTCTCAGTATTTATGTATTGTTGCACTTGTTGGCCTGGTATGGACTTATACACTTACATCAACTCTTAATGAAAAATCACTATTGGTTCTTAATGTCAGTCTTCTTGGATTAGGCTTCACAGTTGTTATGTTAACTGGAGGAATGCTTTCTCTCAATCTTTTCTCACATTATCTCCTTAATATATCTTTTTTCGCCACCGGCTTGTATATTCTAGCTCCCATCTTTTACACCCTTACTAGGTCAATCAGCTCGGACTCCATTTGGGCGGTAACTGTGTTACTTCTTCTGCTCCATCTGTTTCTCCACGATTACTCAGGATCTACTGTAAGAGCTCCGGGGGCTCTTCAGAATCCTACCTTGACCAGCTGCATCTCTTTAAATTCTTCTGTTGTGGCCtcggtttttttttcttctcgtcTTCCATCGAGGCTTCATGTGTTTGCTATCATGCTATTCTCCCTACAGGTCTTCCTTTTCGCTCCGTTGGTGACTTACTGCATTAAGAAATACTCGTTCCGCTTGCACCTCTTGCTTTCATTTTGCCTGATGACACTGACACTGGGGTTTGTATATACAATGCACAGCTTGCTTTTTGTAATGTTTATGGGTTTGTTGGTTTTTGTAAATGTGGTTTGCCCATATTGGCTCATACGAATTCAAGAATACAAGTTTGAGATCAATGGCCCTTGGGATGAGGCCAAGCTTTGTTTTGATATTACAGATTGA
- the LOC115710341 gene encoding probable protein phosphatase 2C 55: MKNKTKVDKKPLCLKFVLKKKPLKMRCASFYIPKQSKLKLKPLGEDAHFVSCDEQTIGVADGVSGWDKSGIDSGIYARSLIFNYANAINDKLLPEIIDPKTIIREAFSKNSNLEGSSTICVVTHNNGMLRGANIGDSGFLVFREGKLIYKSQTQQKRFNCPFQLGNHKGGDGPECAVEMELGVKEGDVVVMGSDGLLDNLFNWEIQDIIKTELKLDDHDDKYNNKYKDLAFAIAEAAYYRSLDKYGVSPYAIASAKAGKKHKGGKIDDISVLVGHIVCNWDISSSASSS; the protein is encoded by the coding sequence atgaaaaacaaaactAAAGTAGACAAGAAACCACTATGTTTGAAGTTTGTTCTTAAGAAAAAACCTCTAAAGATGCGTTGTGCTTCATTTTACATACCCAAACAAagcaaactcaaactcaaacccTTAGGAGAAGATGCTCATTTCGTGTCTTGTGATGAACAAACTATTGGAGTTGCAGATGGCGTTAGTGGATGGGACAAAAGTGGGATAGACTCGGGCATATATGCTCGATCTCTAATCTTTAACTATGCCAATGCTATCAACGACAAATTATTACCTGAAATTATTGATCCGAAAACTATCATTAGAGAAGCTTTCTCTAAAAATAGTAATCTTGAAGGTTCGTCAACCATATGTGTTGTAACACACAACAACGGTATGTTGAGAGGTGCGAATATAGGAGACAGTGGATTCTTGGTGTTTAGAGAAGGGAAGTTAATATACAAATCGCAAACTCAACAAAAGCGATTTAACTGTCCTTTTCAATTGGGAAACCATAAGGGGGGTGATGGTCCTGAATGTGCTGTGGAAATGGAGTTGGGTGTTAAGGAAGGAGATGTTGTTGTGATGGGAAGTGATGGATTATTGGACAACTTATTTAATTGGGAAATACAAGACATTATTAAGACAGAACTAAAGTTGGATGATCATGATGATAAGTATAATAATAAGTATAAAGATTTGGCATTTGCAATAGCTGAAGCTGCTTACTATAGGTCGTTGGATAAATATGGTGTGTCTCCTTATGCCATTGCTTCTGCAAAGGCTGGCAAAAAACATAAAGGAGGCAAAATTGATGATATTTCTGTGTTAGTTGGTCACATTGTCTGCAATTGGGATATTTCTTCATCAGCATCCTCCTCCTAG
- the LOC115709415 gene encoding large ribosomal subunit protein eL8y isoform X2, translating into MPPKKTGKASALSKKKPEKVVNPLFEKRPKQFGIGGALPPKRDLHRFVKWPKAVQLQRKKRILKQRLKVPPQLNQFTKTLDKNLATSLFKLLLKYRPEDKAEKKERLVKRAQAEAEGKTAETKKPIVVKYGLNHVTYLIEQNKAQLVVIAHDVDPIELVVWLPALCRKMEIPYCIVKGKSRLGSIVHQKTAAALCLTTVKNEDKMEFSKILEAIKANFNDKFDEFRKKWGGGIMGSKSQAKTKAKERVLAKEAAQRMN; encoded by the exons ATG CCTCCGAAGAAAACCGGAAAGGCCTCGGCACTATCGAAGAAGAAACCT GAGAAGGTTGTGAACCCACTGTTTGAGAAGCGTCCTAAACAGTTCGGTATTGGAGGTGCTTTGCCACCGAAGAGGGATTTGCACAGATTTGTCAAATGGCCTAAGGCTGTTCAACttcagaggaagaagagaatCCTTAAGCAGAGGTTGAAGGTTCCACCTCAGTTGAACCAGTTCACCAAGACTTTGGACAAAAACCTTG CCACAAGTCTCTTCAAGTTGCTTCTTAAGTACAGGCCTGAGGACAAAGCCGAAAAGAAGGAACGTCTTGTGAAACGTGCTCAAGCTGAGGCTGAAGGAAAAACTGCCGAGACCAAGAAGCCCATTGTTGTGAAATACGGGCTCAACCACGTCACTTACCTTATTGAGCAG AACAAAGCACAATTGGTAGTGATTGCCCATGATGTAGACCCAATTGAGTTGGTTGTCTGGCTCCCTGCCTTGTGCAGAAAGATGGAGATCCCTTACTGCATCGTGAAGGGAAAATCCCGTTTGGGATCG ATTGTTCACCAGAAGACAGCTGCTGCATTGTGTTTGACCACCGTGAAGAATGAAGATAAGATGGAGTTCAGCAAAATCCTCGAGGCTATTAAG GCCAACTTTAATGACAAGTTTGACGAGTTCCGAAAGAAGTGGGGTGGTGGCATCATGGGAAGTAAATCACAAGCAAAAACAAAAGCCAAGGAAAGAGTTTTGGCCAAGGAAGCCGCACAGAGAATGAATTAA
- the LOC115709415 gene encoding large ribosomal subunit protein eL8y isoform X1 encodes MQPPKKTGKASALSKKKPEKVVNPLFEKRPKQFGIGGALPPKRDLHRFVKWPKAVQLQRKKRILKQRLKVPPQLNQFTKTLDKNLATSLFKLLLKYRPEDKAEKKERLVKRAQAEAEGKTAETKKPIVVKYGLNHVTYLIEQNKAQLVVIAHDVDPIELVVWLPALCRKMEIPYCIVKGKSRLGSIVHQKTAAALCLTTVKNEDKMEFSKILEAIKANFNDKFDEFRKKWGGGIMGSKSQAKTKAKERVLAKEAAQRMN; translated from the exons ATGCAGCCTCCGAAGAAAACCGGAAAGGCCTCGGCACTATCGAAGAAGAAACCT GAGAAGGTTGTGAACCCACTGTTTGAGAAGCGTCCTAAACAGTTCGGTATTGGAGGTGCTTTGCCACCGAAGAGGGATTTGCACAGATTTGTCAAATGGCCTAAGGCTGTTCAACttcagaggaagaagagaatCCTTAAGCAGAGGTTGAAGGTTCCACCTCAGTTGAACCAGTTCACCAAGACTTTGGACAAAAACCTTG CCACAAGTCTCTTCAAGTTGCTTCTTAAGTACAGGCCTGAGGACAAAGCCGAAAAGAAGGAACGTCTTGTGAAACGTGCTCAAGCTGAGGCTGAAGGAAAAACTGCCGAGACCAAGAAGCCCATTGTTGTGAAATACGGGCTCAACCACGTCACTTACCTTATTGAGCAG AACAAAGCACAATTGGTAGTGATTGCCCATGATGTAGACCCAATTGAGTTGGTTGTCTGGCTCCCTGCCTTGTGCAGAAAGATGGAGATCCCTTACTGCATCGTGAAGGGAAAATCCCGTTTGGGATCG ATTGTTCACCAGAAGACAGCTGCTGCATTGTGTTTGACCACCGTGAAGAATGAAGATAAGATGGAGTTCAGCAAAATCCTCGAGGCTATTAAG GCCAACTTTAATGACAAGTTTGACGAGTTCCGAAAGAAGTGGGGTGGTGGCATCATGGGAAGTAAATCACAAGCAAAAACAAAAGCCAAGGAAAGAGTTTTGGCCAAGGAAGCCGCACAGAGAATGAATTAA